In a genomic window of Styela clava chromosome 7, kaStyClav1.hap1.2, whole genome shotgun sequence:
- the LOC120328146 gene encoding pre-mRNA-processing factor 6-like yields MAELTGVVQTQKKKKPWLGQPAPPGYVPGLGRGATGFTTRSDIGPARDVSDPTDDRHAPPGQRTFGDQMKAKKPEDEEEDLNDSNYDEFTGYGGNLFASAPYEKDDEEADAVYDHLDRRMDERRKEYREEREREELEKFREERPKIQQMFSDLKRKLGVISSEEWDLIPEVGDARNKKQRNPRMDKVTPVPDSFLSRGLAQNGTVNSVDARQQQFGGINTPFPGGLNTPFPGTATPGWATPAGELDMRKIGQARNTLMDMRLSQVSDSVSGQTVVDPKGYLTDLQSMLPQYGGDIADIKKARLLLKSVRETNPKHPPAWIASARLEEVTGKLLQARNIIMKGTEMCPKSEDVWLEAARLQPAETAKAVCASAIRHISTSVRIWIRAATLETDLKAKKRVYRKALEHVPNSVRLWKASVELEDPDDARIMLSRSVECCPLSTELWLALAKLESYTNARKVLNKAREHIPTDRQIWITAAKLEEANNNLKMVDKIIERSITSLKANMVDVNKEQWMKDAEEAEKAGSIHTCQSIVKHVIGIGVEDEDRKHTWMDDAEGCISHGAYECARAIYAHALNTLPGKKSIWLRAAYLEKNHGTRETLESLLQRAVAHCPKAEVLWLMGAKSKWMAGDVSAARSILALAFQANPNSEDIWLAAVKLESENNEHDRARKLLAKARTNACTARVMMKSVKLEWCLNRMNEARDLLGEATKKYPDFAKLAMMRGQIEEQIGNIQAAREAYNEGLIKCPQAIPLWRLLSTLEQNHGTITKARAVLEKSRLKNPKCPELWLASIRLEWKANIKNIAGNLMARALQECPTSGLLWAEAIFMEARPQRKTKSVDALKKCEHDPHVLLAVARLFWSERKLSKSREWFLRTVKIDPDYGDAWAFFYRFELNHGTQDQQEEVMKRCINAEPRHGELWQNVSKDIVNWKLKTKELLPLISSKVSIAF; encoded by the exons AGCTACAGGTTTCACTACGAGATCTGATATTGGTCCAGCTAGAGATGTTAGCGATCCAACAGATGACCGCCATGCCCCTCCTGGCCAGCGAACATTCGGAGATCAAATGAAAGCAAAGAAACCAGAGGATGAAGAAGAAGATCTCAATGACTCAAATTATGATGAG TTTACTGGATATGGAGGAAATTTATTTGCATCTGCTCCTTACGAGAAAGACGATGAGGAAGCAGATGCTGTTTATGATCATCTCGATCGGAGAATGGACGAAAGAAGGAAGGAATATAGAGAGGAAAGGGAACGAGAAGAACTGGAAAAATTTCGTGAAGAAAGACCAAAAATTCAACAAATGTTCTCAGACTTGAAAAGAAAACTTGGAGTG ATCTCATCAGAGGAATGGGATTTGATTCCAGAAGTTGGAGATGCAAGAAACAAAAAACAAAGAAATCCAAGAATGGACAAAGTAACTCCTGTGCCTGATAGCTTCTTGTCCAGAGGTCTAGCTCAGAATGGAACTGTCAACTCTGTTGATGCCAG ACAACAGCAATTTGGTGGCATCAACACTCCATTTCCAGGTGGCCTGAATACACCGTTCCCTGGCACAGCTACACCGGGTTGGGCAACTCCAGCTGGAGAACTGGACATGAGAAAGATTGGACAGGCTAGGAATACTTTGATGGACATGAGACTGAGCCAG GTTTCTGATTCCGTCAGTGGACAAACCGTTGTTGATCCGAAAGGTTATTTAACGGATTTACAATCAATGTTACCACAATATGGAGGCGACATTGCCGACATAAAGAAAGCAAGATTGCTGTTGAAGTCAGTGAGAGAAACAAACCCAAAACATCCTCCTGCTTGGATTGCTTCTGCAAG ATTAGAAGAAGTTACTGGCAAACTACTTCAAGCTCGTAATATTATTATGAAGGGAACCGAAATGTGTCCTAAG AGTGAAGATGTCTGGTTAGAGGCAGCGAGACTACAGCCTGCTGAAACAGCCAAAGCAGTTTGTGCGAGTGCTATCAGGCATATTTCAACATCAGTGAGAATCTGGATCAGAGCTGCAACTCTGGAGACTGATCTTAAAGCAAAGAAAAGAGTTTATCGAAAAG cCTTAGAACATGTCCCGAATTCAGTTCGATTATGGAAAGCATCAGTGGAATTGGAAGATCCAGATGATGCAAGAATCATGCTCTCTCGATCTGTTGAATGTTGTCCACTGAGTACTGAACTCTGGCTTGCTCTTGCGAAATTAGAGTCCTACACAAATGCCAGAAAG GTTTTAAACAAAGCTAGAGAACATATTCCCACAGATAGACAGATATGGATTACGGCTGCTAAATTAGAGGaagcaaataataatttgaaaatggtCGATAAGATTATTGAACGTTCAATCACTTCACTAAAAGCCAACATGGTGGACGTTAACAA AGAACAATGGATGAAAGATGCAGAAGAAGCGGAAAAAGCTGGAAGTATCCACACTTGTCAGAGTATTGTTAAACATGTCATAG GAATTGGTGTTGAAGATGAAGACAGAAAACATACATGGATGGATGATGCAGAAGGTTGTATTTCTCACGGTGCTTATGAATGTGCAAGAGCCATCTATGCCCATGCTCTCAATACTTTACCAGG TAAGAAAAGTATCTGGCTTCGTGCAGCTTACTTGGAAAAAAACCATGGAACAAGAGAAACATTGGAAAGTCTATTGCAGCGTGCTGTGGCTCATTGCCCGAAAGCTGAGGTTCTTTGGTTGATGGGAGCAAAGTCAAAATGGATGGCGGGAGATGTTTCTGCTGCAAG atcGATTCTTGCTTTGGCTTTTCAAGCAAATCCTAACTCCGAGGACATCTGGTTGGCTGCAGTCAAGTTAGAATCGGAGAATAATGAACACGACAGAGCGAGGAAACTGTTGGCAAAAGCGAGAACTAATGCTTGTACTGCAAGAGTCATGATGAAG TCTGTAAAGCTGGAATGGTGTCTCAATCGAATGAATGAAGCAAGAGATCTTCTTGGTGAAGCCACAAAAAAATATCCGGATTTTGCTAAACTAGCAATGATGAGAGGACAGATTGAAGAACAAATCGGAAATATTCAGGCAGCCAGGGAGGCTTACAATGAG GGTCTTATCAAATGTCCACAGGCAATCCCATTATGGAGACTTCTCAGCACATTAGAACAAAATCACGGAACAATAACAAAAGCAAGAGCTGTTCTTGAAAAATCAAGATTGAAGAATCCAAAATGTCCTGAACTATG GTTAGCTTCAATAAGACTGGAATGGAAAGCCAATATCAAGAATATCGCTGGTAATTTAATGGCTCGGGCACTGCAGGAATGTCCGACGTCAGGTTTATTATGGGCAGAAGCAATATTTATGGAGGCAAGACCACAAAGAAAAACGAAATCAGTCGATGCATTGAAGAAATGTGAACATGATCCTCATGTTTTACTGGCTGTGGCGAG GTTATTTTGGAGCGAAAGAAAATTGTCTAAGTCCAGGGAATGGTTTCTACGTACTGTTAAAATTGATCCTGATTACGGGGACGCTTGGGCTTTCTTTTATAGATTTGAACTCAATCATGGAACACAG GACCAACAGGAAGAAGTCATGAAACGATGTATAAATGCTGAACCAAGACACGGCGAATTATGGCAGAATGTTTCAAAAGACATTGTTAATTGGAAACTTAAAACCAAAGAACTCTTACCTCTTATCAGTTCTAAAGTTTCAATTGCGTTTTGA
- the LOC120328861 gene encoding uncharacterized protein LOC120328861, which translates to MEIPIIDFQKCGLMYKNDNEIEESSFIEIGEKLFKAFSTSGFAYITNHGIPDQVINEANKVSDDFFATSLEYKMKFCSKSTGVCYDPIESVNTNLERPADFVEGLRLPSSSEFNEWPDIENLNHTVDTMQKLCKTLTLRIFKALGRGMKLKNKDLFFESHNLIGKKGNQTLLKLLHYPPLVGAVLKKNQLRCGEHADIGSLTILFQDDLGGLQVQTPGGEFIDAHPIPGTALLNIGDMLQFWCGKRLKSTVHRVILPTEPNIKSQVRRCLAYFGFVDDDVLLSELEFEDSVSNTNIKTEKRMTSYEYWNERFAAHFFKEK; encoded by the coding sequence ATGGAAATCCCTATAATTGATTTTCAAAAATGCGGGCTGATGTATAAAAATGACAATGAAATTGAGGAATCTTCATTTATTGAAATTGGGGAAAAGTTATTTAAAGCATTTTCAACATCAGGATTTGCGTACATTACAAATCATGGCATACCAGATCAAGTTATCAATGAAGCGAATAAAGTGTCTGATGATTTTTTTGCAACTTCACtagaatacaaaatgaaattttgttccAAAAGCACCGGAGTATGTTACGATCCAATTGAAAGTGTAAATACAAACTTAGAACGGCCTGCAGATTTTGTGGAAGGCCTTCGATTACCGTCCTCATCAGAGTTTAATGAGTGGCCTGACATTGAAAATCTAAATCATACAGTCGATACAATGCAAAAATTATGCAAAACTTTGACTCTGAGGATTTTCAAAGCTCTTGGTAGAGGGATGAAGCTCAAgaataaagatttatttttcGAATCTCATAACTTGATTGGTAAAAAAGGAAATCAAACTCTTCTGAAGCTTTTACACTATCCACCACTCGTTGGTGCTGTGTTGAAGAAAAACCAATTACGTTGTGGAGAGCATGCCGATATAGGCTCACTGACGATTCTATTTCAAGATGATTTGGGGGGGCTTCAAGTCCAAACCCCAGGTGGTGAATTTATTGATGCTCATCCCATCCCAGGGACAGCTCTTCTTAATATTGGTGACATGTTACAGTTTTGGTGCGGAAAAAGATTGAAGTCGACCGTTCATCGAGTCATTTTACCGACTGAACCGAATATAAAATCACAAGTTCGAAGATGTCTTGCATATTTTGGTTTTGTTGATGATGACGTCTTGTTATCTGAATTAGAATTTGAAGATTCAgtttcaaatacaaatataaagaCTGAAAAAAGAATGACTTCATATGAATATTGGAATGAACGATTCGCAGcacatttttttaaagaaaagtga
- the LOC120328190 gene encoding uncharacterized protein LOC120328190 has translation MASSRSVSSSCSRPYTYPGSPDTLKIFTEHGLLERPKTHAVDFLSYMLSKTSLETQKITHSQIQDAGEKLYQKKIDKFDQEKKQAVLEAVHETQRLADENLKKELALASEKAEIEKEDAVEALKHYNERVAARTDRNRGKIEQEREEKLILRLNEEKKKALAEQWKLAEKLKAEAIERVLTEQRRSLRAEAALQREKAIADALRIAREKFNNKLHNEVEKTKRFCEKIMQDEIRKIQDLHQVEVIRMRERIAAVERQLEVQMDKMRRAQRDYWEMENEYCNFLDYTSKVDECPSGFLIAPKKRQHGKGDSNRDQNVQTRLISLDQGTKTVQTDLQIRL, from the exons ATGGCCTCTTCCAGAAGTGTTTCTTCGTCTTGTTCGCGACCATATACTTACCCTGGGTCACCAGATaccttgaaaatatttacagaaCATGGCCTTCTTGAACGACCAAAGACCCATGCTGTCGATTTCTTGTCTTACATGCTGTCAAAAACCTCATTGGAGACTCAAAAAATAACTCATTCACAGATTCAAG ATGCCGGGGAAAAACTGTATCAAAAAAAGATTGATAAATTTGACCAAGAGAAGAAACAAGCAGTTTTGGAAGCCGTTCATGAAACACAGAGACTTGCTGATGAAAACTTGAAAAAG GAACTTGCTTTAGCTTCAGAGAAAGCAGAAATCGAGAAAGAGGATGCAGTTGAAGCTTTGAAGCATTACAATGAAAGAGTGGCTGCAAGAACAGACAGAAACCGAGGGAAAATCGAACAGGAAAGAGAAGAAAAACTCATCTTGAGATTGAACGAAGAGAAAAAGAAAGCACTTGCTGAGCAATGGAAACTCGCTGAAAA ATTGAAGGCAGAGGCAATTGAAAGAGTTCTGACCGAGCAAAGGAGGAGTCTTCGAGCAGAGGCAGCATTGCAAAG GGAGAAAGCCATTGCAGATGCTCTCCGTATAGCTAGAGAAAAGTTCAACAATAAATTGCACAATGAAGTTGAGAAAACAAAacgattttgtgaaaaaataatgcaaGATGAAATCAGGAAGATACAGGATCTACATCAAGTTGAAGTTATAAGAATGCGAGAAAG AATTGCAGCAGTTGAAAGGCAACTTGAGGTACAAATGGACAAGATGCGAAGAGCACAGAGAGATTACTGGGAAATGGAAAACGAGTATTGTAATTTCCTCGACTATACATCAAAAGTTGACGAGTGTCCATCCGGATTTCTGATTGCACCAAAGAAAAGGCAGCATGGTAAAGGAGACAGCAACCGTGATCAGAATGTACAAACCAGATTGATCTCTCTCGATCAAGGAACCAAAACAGTACAAACTGATTTACAGATTAGATTATAA